The Hemicordylus capensis ecotype Gifberg chromosome 5, rHemCap1.1.pri, whole genome shotgun sequence nucleotide sequence ATATACACATAAATATAAACGCTGGTGACAACTTTTAAAGCCCAGAAtcgcttaggtctgggttacctcagagagtgctttcttctgcatgaactcCACCATCTGGAGACACAATTCTTGCAATACGTTTCAAGTTGAATACTGATATTGGTTGCTGACAGACATTAAGGATAGTAGTTATTGCACAGACAAGATTCTTGCAGTAAGTTTCCAGTTGACTCCTGATATGGGTTGCTATCTAGGCTTTCAGGTTGCTGAAAACAAACAGGGATTTCATTCACCaagaaaaccagtatataaaacTTCTTCTTCCCACTGGACTTCCATGAGAAAAAGTACATTAAACAGAAAAGATAAAATATGACTTTTCAACACTCGGGTTTGATGTTTGTTTCCAGGCTCCTCTTTCTTCAGATGTAAGCAAGGATGCCACTAAATTGAAGGTAACAACGATACCCTTCAGTACAAGGGGGGCTTTCTGCTAACTCAGTTTATCACAACACATTTTCACTATAATGTGACTGGCTTAATTTTGAGATACTACTTTCAGCGTTTCCATTTTGGAGGACTCAGTTCCGTCATTCAGGTACAGGTATCAAACAggctagaacaggggttctcaaacctttcTAACAAGTGAACCCCTCCTGTCACAGACCTTCAGCTGAGAAACCTCAGATTTAAATGTTGCAGTTATGAGAGAGGCTACTCCAGTCAATGACatgcattcagactaagttactccacgctcggactggcccacagggcaacagggtaTATTCCCGGCCACACTCTACAGCAATCTACAGCGGCCGCACTCTACAGCCCCTACAccccgccgcactcggcagcaataagtactcccacccttaagtacccattctgctcaaaacccagcaccctcgccacatacattccactgccctctcagtgcccccagtctgaccctgagttactcatgagtaaagtgcactgtcaagtcgatttcgactcctggtgaccacagagccctgtggttttctttggtagaatacaggaggggtttaccagtgcctcatCCCGCgtagtatcagatgatgccttccagcatcttcctatatcgctgctgcccgatataggtgtactcatgagtattcccactgaaattaatagaacaagtaAACATCCTACCAATTTCAAAAGCAAGGAGATGAGCACTAAATGTGTGTttctacacacacatatacataaaaAACCACAAGTTTAAATGTTACATTTAGGGAAACAGGCTCCTAAAGCCACTGGCTCACATCCTGTCAGtcgggctgaggggaggggtacagGGAGATTGAGCAcaaagccagccaatcaggaggagaagaggagggtcttcaccctccgcCCTCCCTTTCTGTAGCGGATATATAGCTGGGGATGTTGGCTTCAAGGaggtgatcctcagatggggaacaaacagTGTGGCTACAGTGTATGGAGGCAGGAGGACTGCATGAAGCCACTGCAAggccttcaagtacccctagggataCCAGtatcccctgttgggaacccctgagataGAACATAAAGTATACCTTCCCCTGAACAAACTGGACGAAAAGCAGCATAAGAATCTAAGGATTTAATGATGATCAATGGTGGTATTAAGATTTCTGACATTAGGAACAGCAGTTTTAAGGTTTGTCTTAACCTAACACTTTTAGGGTTGGTCTTAACTGGCTgctgtttttagcttttaaaaaaaatactttatcTGCTTTTTTGTCCTGTGATTCCTGTGAAATGCACCGAATAACTGTCCCAATTCCAGATACCACATCCAGTACATATACTTTGATTATGTTTGTTCAGTCATTCAGGCATCAAATGAACAGTTTGTACCACAGCAACACAAGTATCTGCCTAATATTAGGATGATCATTAGCATTATTCAGATTTCTGACATTAAGGATAGCAGTTATGGCACAGACATGATTCTTGCAGTAAGTTTCAAGTTGAATACTGATATTGTTTGTTGTCTCTCCTTTCAGGCTGCTGAAAAGGACCTGCCATTTCAATCACCTGCCTTTTCAATCACTAAGCCAGTATGTAAAACCTTCCTCCCCAATGAACTGCCATGAGAAAGACAACGTTATACACAAATGCCAAAATACGTCTTTTCAACACcaggatttgttttttgttttcaggaTCCTCTTCTTACAGACGTGAGCAATGATGCCAGTGAACTAAAGGTAAAAACAATACTGTTCAGTACATTCTAGGCTTTGCGCTAACTCCGTTTATCACAGATTCCCATTATTTTTTCACTGCCAGTGCCCAGCATCAAATGCTGTTCGCATGGTCCCATCACCAACTGAAATTCAGTTGGCGGGGATtgaagacagggccttttcggttgtggcttcTCAGCTTCAGAATGCCCTCCCAATGGAGCTCTGCCATGTCCCCCTCTTAGGATATTCAAAAACCATTTGAAGGCCCATCTTTTCAAAGAGGCTTTGTAATGTTTTTATCTGTCATCTCTGCCTCATGGCTTTTTAACTGTTAAAACTTTTAAGGTTGGTCTTAACTGGCTGCTGTTTTTagctaacttttttttaaaaaaaacaactttatctGCTTTTTTGTCCTGTGATTCTTGTGAGATGCCCCGAATAACTGTCCCAATTCTAGATACCACGTCCAGTACATATGCTTTGATTATGTTTGTTCAGTCATTCAGGCATCAAATGAACAGCTTGTACCACAGCAACACAAGTATCTGCCTAATATAAGGATGATCATTAGCATTATTCAGAATTCTGACATCAAGGATAGCAGTTATTGCACAGACATGATTCTTACAGTAAGTTTCAAGCTGAATACTGATATTGTTTGTTGTCTCTCCTTTCAGGCTGCTGAAAAGGACCTGCCATTTCAATCACCTACTAAGCCAGTATGTAAAACCTTCCTCCCCAATGAACTGCCATGAGAAAGACAACGTTATACACAAATGCCAAAATACGTCTTTTCAACACcaggatttgttttttgttttcaggaTCCTCTTGCTACAGATGTGAACAATGATGCCAGTGAACTAAAGGTaaaaactgttgggaattctctctggtaagatatacccttctattacagcagagttcACAGAAGCAAatcacagtggagtctgcccaggcatgcgtgtttgctgagagcaaaagaaacttggagccagttcatagtttcaaatcaataaaaGGAGTCTTTATttgagaactccattctagatgggaaagtggagagatagaatctctaatttaTCTAGCTAGcaggatgcagagagatgctgtctgcatctctgcacacatggtgagGTGAGCGTGCGTgatagggaggagaagaagaaggaagagagagagagagagaggcaggcaggaaggaagtccctgagcgtagcaatctacatatcaaagggataatgtcagagcagtagagagaagggatgaccaatgtcttgacccctctagccctctgactcactaatctgtccccctctgtcactgaggcatgaggcagcatagagtccttcacttccaacaccccctctcgatgtcttgtGACTCAGTCTATAAGATTCTTTTTTTCCCCTCAACCCTTCAGAGCAGGGTCTTTATAGTGGCTTAGtaagtagatctgcaagcatttcatttgttggacagtagatcagcttgattagtccatccttttgcagatttctcactataTCGTACTTTACGTCAATATGCTTCGTacacctctttacatcttcttgtttggagagttgaatgcagccttggttgtcttcatacagtggtacgggctgtggtacatctatgcccagatctttcagtagttgacacagccactgtctctcgtgacagccctgtgtagctgatacatattctgtaTCAGTGGTAGAtgctgctgttatgtcttgcttggtgcttgaccagcttatggctccatctccatagaaaattgtggccactggtggatttcctttctgttaggtctccaccccagtcttcatctacgtatgcttctagttttggttcactgctAGCTAGTAGCTTGAGATTAAAGTGTGCACCTTTAGGTACTTAACAAGTTTCTTAATTGCATTCcaatccttgactgttggtgatacagtctttctgcaaagtaagctaaCTGCTGTActgatatctggcctagtgagtgtactaatgtatagaagcttaaccaatgcttcacaatatctatggctgtcagatagtggctcaatttgatcttcttgctttatgtagttcacttccattggagttggtgtaggatttgcatcttCCAGTCTCAGCAGGTTCATCagttctttaattttctgttcttggttgatgaggaaacttccatctttctctctttgtacttgaatgcccaagtagtgtgtgatgttgccaagtcgcttgacttccacattcCTGTTCAAAtaatgcattatttccttgctgtcatctggattctcataagcaagaatcaaatcatcaacatatgccaaaatgtaggtccattttccatctctgcatttggtgtagaggcagggatcagcttcacttcttttgaagtttgctttaaGTAGCATATCATTAGTTTCGTGTTCCAcactctggcagcctgttttaaatgataaatgctcttttgcagtttgcatacaaagtCTTCCTTGCcattctctaagaaacctggtggttgttgcatgtataTGTCCTCTTCCaattcaccatgcaagaatgcagttttcatgtctaggtGTTCAATGTGCATTCcattgctagcagcaatacttaacagagttcttactgtggtgtgtttgactattggtgcaaatgtttcatcgtagtcttctccatatttctgtgaatatcctttctctgctagtctggctttgtagcactgaacCTCACtgtcagcatcatgtttgagtttgaaaacccatttgcagcctataacttccCTCCCTTGAGGTagcttagtaagagtccaggttttgtttttctgtagagcctcaagctcttcaattgcagcttgtttccacttatGGGCTTCTgattgtggtagctgggatatctCCTCCCATGAcaagggttctggttgttccgctgttcttgcaaCGTAGGACAATCtcagggctggaacacctctgtttacGCCCGTTgattgcctcacctcaccctctgagGTCTCTTCCActatctcaggtgcatctggtggatcgctggaggTCTCTGTGTCGAGCGGGGTTgcatctggatctgctgtctttTCCTCCGTAATTCTGCTGGCATCAGGAAGCATAATCTCCAGTTGTCAGGGTGTTTGATCTGGTCGCTTGCTTCAGTGTAAGCCCCCTCTGAAGACacagctctttcattctcatcaaaatacactgatctgctgatggttatcttgttggtgtcaggatccagaattctgtagcctttggattgagctgagtagcctacaacaatccctttgggatgtatgaatAAGCCGTGTATTCAAAGAGACGCAGATGTATCATGgacagcttatgaccatgccaaagttcatatggtgttgtccCTACAGCCTTTGTGTGCATTgtgttttgtatgtatgcagtAGTCATGATGCcctctccccagagtttctgtgggaggtgtgcatgagcaagcatgcatcttaccatatccagaaGACTTTTATTGTTTCTCTCTGACACTCCATTCTGTAATGGGTTATAAGCTACTGTGGTtagatgcacgattccatgttctctcaggaactgctttATGATGTTTTTATCTGTCATCTCTGCCTCatggctttttaacttttaaaacttttaaggTTGGTCTTAACTGGCTGCTGTTTTTAGctaactgtttttttaaattactttatCTGCTTTTTTGTCCTGTGATTCTTGTGAGATGCCCTGAATAACTGTCCCAATTCTAGATACCACGTCCAGTACATATGCTTTGATTATGTTTGTTCAGTCATTCAGGCATCAAATGAACAGCTCATACCACAGCAGCACAAGTATTTGCCTAATATAAGGATGATCATTAGCATTATTCAGATTTCTGACATTAAGGATAGCAGTTATGGCACAGACATGATTCTTGCAGTAAGTTTCAAGTTGAATACTGATATTGTTTGTTGTCTCTCCTTTCAGGCTGCTGAAAAGGACCTGCCATTTCAATCACCTGCCTTTTCAATCACTAAGCCAGTATGTAAAACCTTCCTCCCCAATGAACTGCCATGAGAAAGACAACGTTATACACAAATGCCAAAATACGTCTTTTCAACACcaggatttgttttttgttttcaggaTCCTCTTCTTACAGACGTGAGCAATGATGCCAGTGAACTAAAGGTAAAAACAATACTGTTCAGTACATTCTAGGCTTTGCGCTAACTCCGTTTATCACAAATTCCCATTATTTTTTCACTGCCAGTGCCCAGCATCAAATGCTGTTCGCATGGACCCATCACCAACTGAGATTCAGTTGGCGGGGATtgaagacagggcctttttggttgtggctcctCAGCTTCGGAATGCCCTCCCAGTGGAGCTCTTCCATGTCCCCCTCTTAGGATATTCAAAAAGCATTTGAAGGCCCATCTTTTCAAAGAGGCTTTGTAATGTTTTTATCTGTCATCTCTGCCTCATGGCTTTTTAACTGTTAAAACTTTTAAGGTAGGTCTTAACTGGCTGCTGTTTTTagctaactttttttaaaaaaccaaaaaactttaTCTGCTTTTTTGTCCTGTGATTCTTGTGAGATGTCCCGAATAACTGTCCCAATTCTAGATACCACGTCCAGTACATATGCTTTGATTATGTTTGTTCAGTCATTCAGGCATCAAATGAACAGCTCATACCACAGCAGCACAAGTATTTGCCTAATATAAGGATGATCATTAGCATTATTCAGATTTCTGACATTAAGGATAGCAGTTATGGCACAGACATGATTCTTGCAGTAAGCTTCAAGTTGAATACTGATATTGTTTGTTGTCTCTCCTTTCAGGCTGCTGAAAAGGACCTGCCATTTCAATCACCTGCCTTTTCAATCACTAAGCCAGTATGTAAAACCTTCCTCCCCAATGAACTGCCATGAGAAAGACAATGTTATACACAAATGCCAAAATACGTCTTTTCAACACcaggatttgttttttgttttcaggaTCCTCTTGTTACAGACGTGAGCAATGATGCCAGTGAACTAAAGGTAAAAACAATACTGTTCAGTACATTCTAGGCTTTGCGCTAACTCCGTTTATCACAAATTCCCATTATTTTTTCACTGCCAGTGCCCAGCATCAAATGCTGTTCTCATGGACCCATCACCAACTGAGATTCAGTTGGCGGGGATtgaagacagggccttttcggttgtggctctTCAGCTTCAGAATGCCCTCCCAGTGGAGCTCTGCCATGTCCCCCTCTTAGGATATTCAAAAAGCATTTGAAGGCCCATCTTTTCAAAGAGGCTTTGTAATGTTTTTATCTGTCATCTCTGCCTCATGGCTTTTTAACTGTTAAAACTTTTGAGGTTGGTCTTAACTGGCTGCTGTTTTtagctaactttaaaaaaaaaaccaaaaaactttaTCTGCTTTTTTGTCCTGTGATTCTTGTGAGATGCCCCGAATAACTGTCCCAATTCTAGATACCACGTCCAGTACATATGCTTTGATTATGTTTGTTCAGTCATTCAGGCATCAAATGAACAGCTTGTACCACAGCAACACAAGTATCTGCCTAATATAAGGAACACAAGTATCTGCCTAATATAAGGATGATCATTAGCATTATTCAGATTTCTGACATTAAGGATAGCAGTTATGGCACAGACATGATTCTTGCAGTAAGTTTCAAGTTGAATACTGATATTGTTTGTTGTCTCTCCTTTCAGACTGCTGAAAAGGACCTGCCATTTCAATCACCAGCCTTTTCAATCACTAAGCCAGTATGTAAAACCTTCCTCCCCAATGAACTGCCATGAGAAAGACAACGTTATACACAAATGCCAAAATACGTCTTTTCAACACcaggatttgttttttgttttcaggaTCCTCTTGTTACAGACGTGAGCAATGATGCCAGTGAACTAAAGGTAAAAACAATACTGTTCAGTACATTCTAGGCTTTGCGCCTACTCCATTTATCATAAATTCCCATTATTTTTTCACTGCCAGGGCCCAGCATCAAATGCTGTGCTCATGGTCCCCTCACTGACTGAGATTCAGTTGGCGGGGATtgaagacagggccttttcggttgtggcttcTCAGCTTCTGAATGCCCTCCCAGTGGAGCCCTGCCATGTCCCCCTCTTAGGATATTCAGAAAGCCCTTGAAGgcccatcttttcttttctttctttcttttttaagatttttaaatgcttttattagtattataagtaaaaacagaaaatgttacatctctgagatcCCAGCAAACATACatgtttacaaacaagatcttatccatcaTTAAACAATCCCAATTAATAAGAAGATACAAAAATAGTaatggtatacacacacacacacacacacacacacacacacacacacacatatggagtAACATATATTTAATTGACTAGCCACACAAAATCTAAATCTAGGCATTTATATGGAATTTTGAACCTCCCAGTGAACCAGCTGGATAAAGAGAGAACCAATTCTGCTATATAGGTAATATAAGTAATTAAAACACCCACTGTGTTCTGCAGTAAAAATACCCATCCCAAATATTAAACTCTATTCTTTAGAGATAGTCTAAATTTCCCAAGTCATCCTTCGTCTGAATTAAGTCCTATGTGaatggagagaaaagaaaaaagagaaggaaggagggggatcTAAAAGCTATTGAGAATCTTCCAAAATCCTAAATCTAATGAATCTGGTGAAAAAagagtaaatttttaaaaatttactgtGTTTTTCAATACTAAATAATGATTTTCTAAATAAgaagaaagatttttaaaagtcataaatcTTCTAATCTTTTTCGTCCCAGCTTCTctgaacaacaaataaaaaaaggTTCCATACAGGATAATGAAAGATTTATGCAGTGAGTACAAGTTCCTTTAATTCTGTTGTTCATTAAGCTGATGGGCGAGTGATATCTTAAATAatcaaaaaagaatccaaaagTCTAGAAAAATGCCAAAGACGTTCAGTATCACTAGAAATCCTTATTCTGATAAGACAAGGACATTGAAAAGCTTCTATTACAGACTTCTCTAGTAAAATGCTATAAATTCACGTACACCTATCTCAATGCCATACGTAGCAGATGGAGAAATTCATAAATTCAATGCTGTTTATAAAAGTTCTAAAATAATTACATAATTTTCATAGTTCCATCAGGGTAGAACATAAGCTGGATAAAATAAATATCCAACTCTGTGTCATAACTATACAGCAAAATCTTAAGCAGATCACATTAATCACATCATATTGACTCTCCTCTCCATAAACAGCTTCAATGAGAGGTCCAAAAATAATaagaacatgaaagaagaaacaaCAATGCAGGGAATCATATTAAAATCTATAAGCTCAAAAGGTATTATCTATAGGAATgtcactaaaaacaaacaaacaaaggaaataAATACAGAAATGAATCTATCTAGtgaaaaaacagaaaaatgaatgaaaaatgaattTTGAACCTTTCATCTGGCTCCCCAGTTAGGCTTAGGAAAGAAGAAGAATACTTGTTAGAGAGGAAAAGGCTGACCAGCAGAGACCTGAAGTTTAAATATTGTAAAGCCATGACTGGATTCTCATCCCATACAACCCAAGTGCTAAACGCTTTGACAAATGTTCATGACTGGTATCCAAAACAATAGTGAGAAAtttaaaagagggggaaagagaagaagaaagaagaaaaagttaATTCCAAAAGAAAAGGGATTTTATAAAATATTAGTATGAAGTTTGGGGCTGTCTACTTCTGAAAATCAGATTATTAacccatgattttaaaaaaagaaagaaagaaagaaaaagagaaaggcagtggggggagagattaTATGAAATACTAATATGAAATCTGGGACTCTCGATCTTCTGAAAATCAGATAATTGACCCAAGgtataagaaataagaaataaaaataaagaagaagaaagaaaaacattaccCTTTAGTATAAAGATTTCCCTCTTCACAGAATTTGTGATAACAGCTGTTAAATTAAAATGGAATACATAAAGCCAAGTCTTTATGTTGGAAATAACCAATTCCACATACAAGACAAAAATATAACagtaattataataataaactaAGTGTATACATATATAAACTTTTCCCCCTGGTCTTTATAATACTTTTGCAAATAATAGCAGGGAATCCAATGCAGGAAAGagatttaaaaaatcagcttTCAATAAAATCTATTCAACCTTATAGTTTCAACTGAAAAGTTCAACTATATGCCCTTAAACACTGATCTCCCTATTACCAATATCTTATATTTGCTATTTCATAAGAGGGAATAAAACTGAGTATGTTCACATTAAATAAGCTGAGTAATAGTAATAGCTAAAATAACAAATTGGGCATATAGATCAACGTTATATATCAGTTGTTATTGCCTAGATGTATACATTTATATCTTAAAATGAatcaagaaattaaaaaaaaccattagtaaaaaaagaaagataataACGGCAGTTAATTcacaaaggaagggaaaggaaagaaaacccTATTACTTAATTCCATGGTAATTCTCAATATCATTTACTTCCCAATATCAAAGCAAAATAATAAAGAACCCTAGAGTCTAgagaaaatcaaatcaaataattagATAGTATTAAGAATCTTTGGAGTACCATCAAAGGGTTAACAAAAAAGCCTTAACAAACATTCCCAAGAAAGATATCAAAACTCAGCGGGGAGACTAAACAATGCCTGAACTAGACAAAGAGAAACTTGCGCATGAGAAAATGTGTTATCAGGTTACATGTAGTAAACcttttcctgccccccccctttaaacaTCTAAGAAAAGTCTTAGTTCTTCTCGTTATGATGATTCCAATTTCAAAATGCTGAATTTTGGGCTTAACTTCTAGGTAGGGTTTACAATGCTGAATGATGTTTATACTCCATCACTAGTGTGCTCATCCAATAAGCAGAAAATAAAAATGGTCCAAAAGATGCCGGAATGTTCCAAATTATATCTTCTCACCCATTTTCCATCaccatagtttgtaataatgacaAGGACTATAAATTTAAGAAACTCCTTTCCAAAAAAAGCTTCTATTACCAAATTTCAATGTACATACTGtatttaaaacttcttccattcCATCTCCTCTTCAATATTGCTACTAAAAGTACGAAAGTGCTGCCATATTGAAAACAAAGAGCTTAATTACCAGCCATAAAAGAGTTTTATCAGTGCTGAGAGTCCAATGCTGTGAAAAGAATAATTAATCACTTGAGCTGCCAATGTTTTCCAAGGCCACTTGCACGAGTTCTTCAAAGTAGAAGTAAGAACTAATTAAAGTTCACCAACAGTCATATAAAGCTTCTTTCCTCTTTCAGCCAGCTCTAGTGCCGTTTACCTCTGACAGAGTCAGTGAGAGGTTCAAAAAATAGTGAAAACAGGAGAATAAAGAAAGGCAAGAAGGAGTTTCAGAAACTTAAGCCAAAAAAGTCAATTGTGGGTCATGCAAAATTCTATTCGTCTCCCATTCAGTCTTCCTCTTAGTGTCATTTCATCTaatgggggggtccatggagattCAAAATTAATAcagtcagatttttttaaaaaaaactgtagaGGATCTTGTCAACTTGAATTCCAGTGTTAAACCGTGGTtgtctcagagatttattaggaaactagtaatttttagcccgttgtaataacgggcgctagccttaaggggagctactgccacctcttgctgaggccgcggccgccatcggggctagtcgccccgccaccgcctcacccgcactctcggtggcgtcgcagccgccgccaacggggccagtcgccccaccgcggccacaactacctttggccgaggccgcggctccgccgccgcctcggccacactctcctcctgccgttggcggcggccgcttctccttggcccgccgcttctgctcctcccggccctctcgccgtaacggcggcggccgccatcggagccagtcgctccgccgcggccaccgcctggtccaacatggccgcccgtctctgggcggccgtatctttttcgcccgatctgggcatgcgctccgcgcatgcccagatcgggcgaaaaagacacgggcggcacggacgcacgcccaaggcttttatgggtaaggataagTTAAAGATAGAATGTAGCAAGGTCATCCTTTAGGAGGCTGGTAGAAACCTCTCACCATTCAGCCTGATGCTAGGAGCAGAAAGGTCTCTCCCAGAGGGTCGTCCAGAGTCCTCCAGACTTTCCCAAGGAGGGAGGGCCAAGCTCTGCACGCATTCCGATCTTCATCTTGCTGATGAAAGATAGACCAAACAAGAGTGAAAACACCTGAGGAGATTAGTTGGATGTTTCCTTCCAGGACGCCATCTTTGCTCTCTCCAAGGCCCATCTTTTCAAAGAGGCTTTGTAATGTTTTTATCTGTCATCTCTGTCTCGTGGCTTTTTAACTTCTAAAACTTTtagctaactttttaaaaaaatattctgtcTGTTCAGTCATTCAGGCATCAAATGAACTGCATGTACCAGAGCAACATATGTATCTGCCTAATATAATGATGATCTTTAGCATTATTCAGATTTCTGACATTAAGGATAGCAGTTATGGCACAGACATGATTCTTGCAGTAAGTTTCAAGTTGAATACTGATATGGTTTGTTTGTCTCTCCTTTTAGGCTTCTGAAAAGGACCTGCCATTTCAATCACCTGCCATTTCAATCACTAAGCCGGTATGTAAAACTTCCTCCCCAATGAACTGCCATGAGAAAGACAACATTATACACAAATGCCAAAATACGTCTTTTCAACACcaggatttgttttttgttttcaggaTCCTCTTGCTACAGACATGAACAATGATGCCAGTGAACTAAAGGTAAAAACAATACTGTTCAGTACATTCTAGGCTTTGCGCTAACTCCGTTTATCACAAGTTCCCATTATTTTTTCACTGCCAGGACCTAGCATCTCATGCTGTGCTCATGGTCCCATCACCGACTGAGATTCAGTTGGTGGGGTTTGAAGACACttccttttcggttgtggcttctcagctttggaatgccctcccaatgGAGCTCTGCCATGTCTTTCTCTTAGGATATTCAAAAAGCACTTGAAGGCCCATTATGACCAGATTATAGTGAAGTTCTATAATTTATAAATGATAAAATATGACTTTGCAACAGtagaattttatttttgttttcaggCTCTTCTTTCTTCAGACACAAGAAATGACGCTACTGAATTGAAGGTAAAAACAATACCAATCAGCAC carries:
- the LOC128326767 gene encoding uncharacterized protein LOC128326767 isoform X8; this translates as MSEGCRHQAVQGKDRTSSKQVSPDRFSKLPEEYFFRSDHCKIFSGESLTMKIAVICGCLFSIAFALPIPEVAHTVVGKLKMEQAPLSSDVSKDATKLKAAEKDLPFQSPAFSITKPDPLLTDVSNDASELKAAEKDLPFQSPTKPDPLATDVNNDASELKAAEKDLPFQSPAFSITKPDPLLTDVSNDASELKAAEKDLPFQSPAFSITKPDPLVTDVSNDASELKTAEKDLPFQSPAFSITKPDPLVTDVSNDASELKALLSSDTRNDATELKDFIYSDASNDIKGRKDFYSDESDDYIRGEDLIYLDESDDYNTAEDFYPSYRSNNEEAISLPLETSNDITEEEALLSRDVPLAIKSWYTADMEPELPRGADMQ
- the LOC128326767 gene encoding uncharacterized protein LOC128326767 isoform X10; its protein translation is MSEGCRHQAVQGKDRTSSKQVSPDRFSKLPEEYFFRSDHCKIFSGESLTMKIAVICGCLFSIAFALPIPEVAHTVVGKLKMEQAPLSSDVSKDATKLKAAEKDLPFQSPAFSITKPDPLLTDVSNDASELKAAEKDLPFQSPTKPDPLATDVNNDASELKAAEKDLPFQSPAFSITKPDPLLTDVSNDASELKAAEKDLPFQSPAFSITKPDPLVTDVSNDASELKTAEKDLPFQSPAFSITKPDPLVTDVSNDASELKALLSSDTRNDATELKDFYSDESDDYIRGEDLIYLDESDDYNTAEDFYPSYRSNNEEAISLPLETSNDITEEEALLSRDVPLAIKSWYTADMEPELPRGADMQ